One window of Pelmatolapia mariae isolate MD_Pm_ZW linkage group LG18, Pm_UMD_F_2, whole genome shotgun sequence genomic DNA carries:
- the LOC134616970 gene encoding tripartite motif-containing protein 16-like yields the protein MAQKGVQLDQETFSCSVCLDLLKDPVTIPCGHSYCMNCINGFWDEEDRKKIYSCPQCRQTFTARPVLVKNTMLAVLLEELKKTGLQAAPADHCYAGPEDVACDVCTERKMKAFKSCLECLASYCEKHLQPHYDSLTFKKHKLVEPCKKLQENICSRHDEVMKMFCRTDQQSICYLCSVDEHKGHNMVSAAAERTERQRELEVSRQNIQQRIQDREKDVKLLQQEVEAINQSADQTVEHSEKIFTELIHLIQKRSSDVKQQIRSQQETEVSRVKELEEKLEQEITELKRKDAELKQLSHTEDHIQFLHNYPSLSALSESTDSSSINIRPLSYFEDVTAAVSEVRDKLQDILREEWTNISLTVTEVDVLLSQPGPKTRAEFLKYSCEITLDPNTANTYLLLSEENRKATVMNQQQSYSDHPDRFTGWSQVLSGESLTGRCYWEVESGGNVYVAVAYNTINRAGWDNECAFGRNDKSWALNCNKNSYTFCHNNIQTPVSGPRSSRVGVYLDHRAGILSFYDVSETMTLLHRVQTTFTQLLYAGLWCRHSHEGDTKAEFIKLK from the coding sequence ATGGCGCAGAAAGGAGTTCAGCTGGACCAAGAAACCTTCTCttgttcagtctgtttggatctactgaaggatccggttactattccctgtggacacagctactgcatgaactgtattaatGGCTTTTGGGATGAAGAGGACAGGAAAAAAAtctacagctgccctcagtgcagacagactTTCACAGCGAGGCCTGTCCTGGTGAAAAACACCATGTTAGCAGTTTTactggaggagctgaagaagactggactccaagctgctcctgctgatcactgctatgctggacctgaagatgtggcctgtgatgtctgcaccgagagaaaaatgaaagcctTCAAGTCCTGTTTGGAATGTCTGGCATCTTATTGTGAGAAACACCTTCAGCCTCATTATGATTCACttacatttaagaaacacaagctggtggagccctgcaagaagctccaggagaacatctgctctcgtcatgatgaggtgatgaagatgttctgccgtactgatcagcagagtatctgttatctctgctcTGTCGATGAACATAAAGGTCACAACATggtctcagctgcagcagaaaggactgagaggcagagagagctggaggtgagtcgacaaaacatccagcagagaatccaggacagagagaaagatgtgaagctgcttcaacaggaggtggaggccatcaatcagtctgctgatcaaacagtggagcacagtgagaagatcttcactgagctgatccatctcatccagaaaagaagctctgatgtgaagcagcagatcagatcccagcaggaaactgaagtgagtcgagtcaaagagcttgaggagaagctggagcaggagatcactgagctgaagaggaaagatgctgagctgaagcagctctcacacacagaggatcacatccagtttctacacaactacccctcactgtcagcactcagtgagtctacagactcatccagcatcaatatccgtcctctgagctactttgaggatgtgacagcagctgtgtcagaggtcagagataaactacaggacattctgagagaggaatggacaaacatctcactgacagtcactgaagtggatgttttactgtcacaaCCTGggccaaagaccagagctgaattcttaaaatattcatgtgaaatcacactggatccaaacaccGCAAACACATATCTGCTACTATCAGAGGAGAACAGAAAAGCAACAGTCATGAATCAACAACAGTCTtattctgatcatccagacagattcactGGATGGTCTCAGGTCCTGAGCGGAGAGAGTCTGACTGggcgctgttactgggaggtggagagtGGAGGAAACGTTTATGTAGCAGTAGCATACAACACTATCAATAGAGCAGGGTGGGACAATGAATGTGCATTTGGACGTAATGACAAATCTTGGGCATTAAATTGCAACAAAAACAGTTATACATTTTGTCACAACAACATCCAAACTCCTGTCTCAGGTCCTCGttcctccagagtaggagtgtacctggatcacagagcaggtattttGTCCTTCTATGAtgtctctgaaaccatgactctcctccacagagtccagaccacattcactcagctgCTCTATGCTGGACTTTGGTGTCGTCATTCTCATGAAGGCGATACCAAAGCTGAGTTCATTAAACTGAAATAG
- the LOC134616991 gene encoding tripartite motif-containing protein 16-like, with the protein MAQKSVQLDRETFSCSICLDLLKDPVAIPCGHSYCMNCIKSFWDKGENNFYSCPQCRQTFTPRPVLVKNTMLAVLVEQLKKTGLQAAPADHCYAGPEDVACDVCTGRKMKSFKSCLVCLASYCEKHLQPHYDSPTFKKHKLVEPSKKLQENICSRHDEVMKMFCRTDQQSICYLCSVDEHKGHDTVSAAAERTERQRELEVSRQNIQQRIQDREKDVKLLQQEVEAINQSADQTVEHSEKIFTELIHLIQKRSSDVKQQIRSQQETEVSRVKELEEKLEQEITELKRKDAELKQLSHTEDHIQFLHNYPSLSALSESTDSSSINIRPLRYFEDVTAAVSEVRDKLQDILREEWTNISLTVTEVDVLLSDPPEPKTRAGFLKYSRDIILDPNTAQKRLLLSEENRKVTNMDQQQSYSDHPDRFTFWCQVLSGESLTRRCYWEVEWRGRVDVAVAYKNISREGRGKESNFGRNDKSWSLNCNNNSYIFWYNNIQTPVSGPQSSRVGVYLDHRAGILSFYSISETMTLLHRVQTTFTQPLYAGLWLGETAEFIKLK; encoded by the coding sequence ATGGCGCAGAAAAGTGTTCAGCTGGACCGAGAAACCTTCTCTTGTTCgatctgtttggatctactgaaggatccagtggctattccctgtggacacagctactgcatgaactgtattaaaagcTTCTGGGACAAAGGGGAGAATAATTtctacagctgccctcagtgcagacagactttcacaccgaggcctgtcctggtgaaaaacaccatgttagcagttttagtggagcagctgaagaagactggactccaagctgctcctgctgatcactgctatgctggacctgaagatgtggcctgtgatgtctgcactggaagaaaaatgaaatccTTCAAGTCCTGTTTAGTCTGTCTGGCatcttactgtgagaaacaccttcAGCCTCATTATGATTCACCTACATtcaagaaacacaagctggtggagccctccaagaagctccaggagaacatctgctctcgtcatgatgaggtgatgaagatgttctgccgtactgatcagcagagtatctgttatctctgctctgtggatgaacataaaggccacgacacagtctcagctgcagcagaaaggactgagaggcagagagagctggaggtgagtcgacaaaacatccagcagagaatccaggacagagagaaagatgtgaagctgcttcaacaggaggtggaggccatcaatcagtctgctgatcaaacagtggagcacagtgagaagatcttcactgagctgatccatctcatccagaaaagaagctctgatgtgaagcagcagatcagatcccagcaggaaactgaagtgagtcgagtcaaagagcttgaggagaagctggagcaggagatcactgagctgaagaggaaagatgctgagctgaagcagctctcacacacagaggatcacatccagtttctacacaactacccctcactgtcagcactcagtgagtctacagactcatccagcatcaatatccGTCCTCTGAggtactttgaggatgtgacagcagctgtgtcagaggtcagagataaactacaggacattctgagagaggaatggacaaacatctcactgacagtcactgaagtggatgttttactgtcagatccaccagagccaaagaccagagctggattcttaaaatattcgCGTGACATCATCttggatccaaacacagcacaaaaacGGCTGTTATTATCAGAGGAGAACAGAAAAGTAACAAACATGGATCAACAACAGTCTtattctgatcatccagacagatttacTTTTTGGTGTCAGGTCCTGAGCGGAGAGAGTCTGACTAgacgttgttactgggaggtggagtggagagggaGAGTTGATGTAGCAGTTGCGTACAAGAATATCAGCAGAGaagggagagggaaagaaagtaACTTTGGACGTAATGACAAATCTTGGTCATTAAATTGCAACAATAACAGTTATATATTTTGGTACAACAACATCCAAACTCCTGTCTCAGGTCCTCAgtcctccagagtaggagtgtacctggatcacagagcaggtattttgtccttctacagcatctctgaaaccatgactctcctccacagagtccagaccacattcactcagccgctctatgctggacttTGGCTTGGAGAGACTGCTGAGTTCATTAAACTGAAGTAG
- the LOC134616193 gene encoding uncharacterized protein LOC134616193 yields MAQKGVQLDRETFSCSICLDLLKDPVTIPCGHSYCMNCIKSFWDEEDEKKIHSCPQCRHIFTPRPVLMKNTMLAVLVEQLKKTGLQAAPADHCYAGPEDVACDFCTGRKIKSFKSCLVCLASYCEKHLQPHYDSPTFKKHKLVEPSKKLQENICSRHDEVMKMFCRTDQQIICYLCPVDEHKGHDTVSAAAEMTERQRELEVSRQNIQQRIQDREKDVKLLQQEVEAINQSADQTVEHSEKIFTELIHLIQKRSSDVKQQIRSQQETEVSRVKELEEKLEQEITELKRKDAELKQLSHTEDHIQFLHNYPSLSALSESTDSSSINIRPLSYFEDVTAAVSEVRDKLQDILIDEQTNISLTVTEVDVLLSRPEPKTRAEFLKYSCEITLDPNTAQKRLLLSEENRKVTNMDQQQSYSDHPDRFTFWCQVLSRESLTRRCYWEVEWRGGRGHVAVAYKNISREGRGKESNFGRNDKSWALDRNNSYKFWHNNIQTPFSGPQSSRVGVYLDHRAGILSFYSVSETMTLLHRVQTTFTQPLYAGLWLGETAEFMKLKALNSRVHNTLGKQQATVRKKMTQKGVQLDRESFTCSICLDLLKDPVTIPCGHSYCMNCINGFWDEEEEKKIYSCPQCRQTFTPRPVLVKNTMLADLVEELKKTGLQAAPADHCYAGPEDVACDVCTGRKMKAFKSCLVCLASYCEKHLQPHYDSLTFKKHKLVEPCKKLQENICSHHDEVMKMFCRTDQQSICYLCPVDEHKGHDTVSAAAERTERQRELEVSRQNIQQRIQDREKDVKLLQQEVEAINQSADQTVEHSEKIFTELIHLIQKRSSDVKQQIRSQQETEVSRVKELEEKLEQEITELKRKDAELKQLSHTEDHIQFLHNYPSLSALSESTDSSSINIRPLSYFEDVTAAVSEVRDKLQDILREEWTNISVTEVDVLLSQPEAKTRAEFLKYSCEITLDPNTVHRNLVLSERHRKSTFVFQDQSYSDHPDRFTGYEQVLSRESLTGRCYWEVEWRGIGVYIAVAYKNIRRAGSGTECNFGRNDKSWALNCKNNSYTFWYNNIQTPVSGPRSSRVGVYLDHRAGILSFYDVSETMTLLHRVQTTFTQPLYAGLWLYTDDWLIFKTIAEFVKLK; encoded by the exons ATGGCACAGAAAGGAGTTCAGCTGGACCGAGAAACCTTCTCTTGTTCgatctgtttggatctactgaaggatccagtgactattccctgtggacacagctactgcatgaactgtattaaaagcTTCTGGGATGAAGAAGACGAGAAAaaaatccacagctgccctcagtgcagaCATATTTTCACACCAAGGCCTGTCCTGATGAAAAACACCATGTTAGCAGTTTtagtggagcagctgaagaagactggactccaagctgctcctgctgatcactgctatgctggacctgaagatgtggcctgtgatttctgcactggaagaaaaataaaatccttCAAGTCCTGTTTAGTCTGTCTGGCATCatactgtgagaaacaccttcAGCCTCATTATGATTCACCTACATtcaagaaacacaagctggtggagccctccaagaagctccaggagaacatctgctctcgtcatgatgaggtgatgaagatgttctgccgtactgatcagcagattatctgttatctctgccctgtggatgaacataaaggccacgacacagtctcagctgcagcagaaatgactgagaggcagagagagctggaggtgagtcgacaaaacatccagcagagaatccaggacagagagaaagatgtgaagctgcttcaacaggaggtggaggccatcaatcagtctgctgatcaaacagtggagcacagtgagaagatcttcactgagctgatccatctcatccagaaaagaagctctgatgtgaagcagcagatcagatcccagcaggaaactgaagtgagtcgagtcaaagagcttgaggagaagctggagcaggagatcactgagctgaagaggaaagatgctgagctgaagcagctctcacacacagaggatcacatccagtttctacacaactacccctcactgtcagcactcagtgagtctacagactcatccagcatcaatatccgtcctctgagctactttgaggatgtgacagcagctgtgtcagaggtcagagataaactacaggacattctgatAGATGAACagacaaacatctcactgacagtcactgaagtggatgttttactaTCACgaccagagccaaagaccagagctgaattcttaaaatattcatgtgaaatcacactggatccaaacacagcacaaaaacGGCTGTTATTATCAGAGGAGAACAGAAAAGTAACAAACATGGATCAACAACAGTCTtattctgatcatccagacagatttacTTTTTGGTGTCAGGTCCTGAGCAGAGAGAGTCTGACTAgacgttgttactgggaggtggagtggagaggggGAAGAGGTCATGTAGCAGTTGCGTACAAGAATATCAGCAGAGaagggagagggaaagaaagtaACTTTGGACGTAATGACAAATCTTGGGCATTAGATCGTAACAACAGTTATAAATTTtggcacaacaacattcaaactCCTTTCTCAGGTCCTCAgtcctccagagtaggagtgtacctggatcacagagcaggtattttgtccttctacagcgtctctgaaaccatgactctcctccacagagtccagaccacattcactcagccgctctatgctggacttTGGCTTGGAGAGACTGCTGAGTTCATGAAACTGAA AGCGCTCAACTCCCGTGTCCACAACACTCTGGGAAAACAACAAGCAACTG ttagaaaaaaaatgacacagaaaGGAGTTCAGCTGGACCGAGAAAGCTTCACTTGTTCgatctgtttggatctactgaaggatccggtgactattccctgtggacacagctactgcatgaactgtattaatGGCTTTTGggatgaagaagaggagaagaaaatctacagctgccctcagtgcagacagactttcacaccgaggcctgtcctggtgaaaaacaccatgttagcagatttagtggaggagctgaagaagactggactccaagctgctcctgctgatcactgctatgctggacctgaagatgtggcctgtgatgtttgtactggaagaaaaatgaaagccttCAAGTCCTGTTTAGTCTGTTTGGCATCatactgtgagaaacaccttcAGCCTCATTATGATTCACttacatttaagaaacacaagctggtggagccctgcaagaagctccaggagaacatctgctctcatcatgatgaggtgatgaagatgttctgccgtactgatcagcagagtatctgttatctctgccctgtggatgaacataaaggccacgacacagtctcagctgcagcagaaaggactgagaggcagagagagctggaggtgagtcgacaaaacatccagcagagaatccaggacagagagaaagatgtgaagctgcttcaacaggaggtggaggccatcaatcagtctgctgatcaaacagtggagcacagtgagaagatcttcactgagctgatccatctcatccagaaaagaagctctgatgtgaagcagcagatcagatcccagcaggaaactgaagtgagtcgagtcaaagagcttgaggagaagctggagcaggagatcactgagctgaagaggaaagatgctgagctgaagcagctctcacacacagaggatcacatccagtttctacacaactacccctcactgtcagcactcagtgagtctacagactcatccagcatcaatatccgtcctctgagctactttgaggatgtgacagcagctgtgtcagaggtcagagataaactacaggacattctgagagaggaatggacaaacatctcagtcactgaagtggatgttttactgtcacaaCCAGAGGCAAAAACCAGAGCtgaattcttaaaatattcatgtgaaatcacactggatccaaatACGGTACACAGAAATCTGGTATTATCAGAAAGGCACAGAAAATCAACGTTTGTTTTTCAAGATCAGTCTtattctgatcatccagacagattcactGGATACGAACAggtcctgagtagagagagtctaactggacgttgttactgggaggtggagtggagaggcATAGGAGTGTATATAGCAGTTGCATACAAGAATATCAGGAGAGCAGGGAGTGGGACAGAATGTAATTTTGGACGTAATGACAAATCTTGGGCATTAAATTGCAAGAACAACAGTTACACATTTTGGTACAACAACATCCAAACTCCTGTCTCAGGTCCTCGttcctccagagtaggagtgtacctggatcacagagcaggtattttGTCCTTCTATGAtgtctctgaaaccatgactctcctccacagagtccagaccacattcactcagccgctctatgctggacttTGGCTTTACACAGATGACTGgttgatttttaaaacaattgcTGAATTCGTTAAACTAAAATAG